A genomic stretch from Corvus cornix cornix isolate S_Up_H32 chromosome 7, ASM73873v5, whole genome shotgun sequence includes:
- the CAVIN2 gene encoding caveolae-associated protein 2, with protein sequence MGEAAGGSAVPPLPAAEAVGGQVNALTVLALLEKLVSMLEAVEGHQRQMDQRQRGLEGAVRSIQGDLVKLCRSHGATGEAVEKLLEKSRKVCANTRAVRERLDRQCDQVRRLEQHHAQLLRRDRFKVLIFQEENEIPASVFAKEPIPSITEGKEEPVDENKTLEETLHTVELGSDDEMFHEGDDLDDSAEEKTEESRAEKLKRSSLKKVDSLKKAFSRQNIEKKMNKISTKIVSPERREKIKKSLTVHHQKSSSSKGSGFKVSPLTFSTKKGREGESPAEAEDRPSETASNEQAENEDEMSFTDMHSDMTPSTSLTEEGKAAVDSLEKEAKVEGKAMINNNIELSIVEDDEEYGMPLEVSSQKLYDERNNPVGGEMEQSDEETTQAAVLQVDQTA encoded by the exons ATgggggaggcggcgggaggCAGCGCGGTGCCCCCGCTCCCGGCCGCGGAGGCGGTCGGCGGGCAGGTGAACGCGCTGACcgtgctggccctgctggagaAGCTGGTCTCCATGCTGGAGGCGGTGGAAGGCCACCAGCGGCAGATGGATCAGAGGCAGCGGGGCTTGGAAGGGGCCGTGCGGAGCATTCAGGGAGACCTGGTAAAGCTGTGCCGCAGCCACGGCGCCACGGGGGAGGCggtggagaagctgctggagaagtcGCGGAAGGTGTGCGCCAACACCCGCGCCGTGCGGGAGCGCCTGGACAGGCAGTGCGACCAGGTGCGGCGCCTGGAGCAGCACCACGCCCAGCTGCTCCGCCGGGACCGCTTCAAGGTGCTCATCTTCCAG gaggaaaatgagATCCCTGCCAGTGTTTTCGCAAAAGAGCCCATTCCCAGcattacagaaggaaaagaggagccTGTGGATGAGAACAAAACACTGGAAGAAACCTTACACACAGTGGAGTTGGGTTCAGATGATGAAATGTTTCATGAGGGAGATGACTTGGATGACAgtgcagaggagaaaacagaagaatcAAGAGCTGAGAAACTTAAAAGATCCAGCCTCAAGAAGGTGGACAGCctcaaaaaagcattttcccgCCAAAATATTGAGAAGAAGATGAACAAGATCAGCACAAAGATTGTGTCACCTGAACGGAGAGAAAAGATCAAGAAATCACTTACTGTGCATCACCAGAAATCCTCCTCTTCAAAGGGCTCGGGTTTCAAAGTTTCTCCCCTCACATTCAGCACAAAGAAAGGCCGTGAAGGAGAAAGCCCTGCAGAAGCTGAGGACAGACCATCAGAAACTGCAAGCAACGAGCAGGCTGAGAACGAGGATGAAATGTCCTTCACCGACATGCACTCAGATATGACACCCAGCACCTCCCTGACCGAGGAGGGCAAAGCAGCTGTCGACTCTCTAGAGAAGGAGGCCAAAGTGGAAGGGAAGGCCATGATAAACAACAATATTGAGCTATCCATTGTGGAAGATGATGAAGAGTACGGGATGCCTCTAGAAGTTTCTAGCCAGAAACTGTACGATGAGAGAAACAACCCAGTTGGTGGGGAAATGGAACAGTCTGATGAAGAAACGACCCAAGCAGCCGTCCTGCAGGTGGACCAAACCGCGTAA